The window CAATGTCTCTAGGAGCTCTGTAGAAGCTGAATTCAGAAGCATGGCTACATGGGCAGCTAAAGTGACCCGGTTGATAGGGCTATTTGAAGAACTTGGTGTGAAGCAAGAACTACCTGTTGATCTCTTGTGTGACAGTAAGGCAGCCATTCAAATTGTTGCCAACCTAATCTTTCATGAGAGGACTTAACACATAGACATAGACTATCATTTTGTGAAGGAAAAAATAATACAAGGAGTGATGAGAACTGGACATGTACCTACCAAAAAACAACTAGCTGATCTGTTAACTAAAGCTTGGGTAAGGTGCAACATGATTACCTCCTCGAGAACCTTGGGCTGAAGAACCTATTCAAGCTATCAGCTTGAGGGGGAGTCTAGAAGAGTGGTGAACTAGTGAAAGCTGTGGCTGTAGAATACTGTCACATTAAGTTGTTTTATTTGCACAGTTAGTTAGTTAGGTTGTTAACACGATAGGAAGGCGGTTAACTCTACTGTAGGTGTTAGTGTATAAATAGCTCTTGCACAGATACATTTCATTTCCAGAAGAAGATAATGGAAGCTCTTCATTTCTCTCTTAATTCCTCTCTCTAAACTCTTCTCGTCTTCTTCCCTATTCATCTTCACAACTGAAGCTTTCAACTATAGATGTTATCAGATTTAGCTAGCGTTTtgccatagattcccaaatttatttttaaaaacttgattttggtaaagtttgatttgaagatgaaaatctgtttggacataattttttaaaacatattttaattttttttttgaaaaaatatgaaatatgacTTATACCCATAAGTTCTAAAAGCTATCAAAAATACCCAAcaatatcaaacaaacaaactTGTTAATCATGTATATGCATTTCCTTCATCGATGCCATTCATTATTATTATCACAAACCATATTCCTGAACATATATAAGTTTggcataaaataattatttttataatgaactaaaTAATACACTATCCTAAAATCATAAATCAACTGCTAATAACACAATTACAAGCCACTATAATTCGTCAAATTACAATAATATTACAAGATCCATCAGTCCAAAAGGAAATTATAGTAATTAATTAGCTGATGGATTAGTTGGTCATAATAGATGGTGAGGTTTTTTATAAATTACAAAAGTTTGGGGTAATTCTTAAAATTGTTAAAAAACtaaatagtaatattttgggcaAAAAACAGGTCTAGAGCtagttttggaatttgaaaattttgttttcaaaaaaatctgccaaaacatgaataaaatctataaacaaacatATTTTGCCAAAAACAATTTGGAAAAAACTTGGCAGAATCTATGTCCAAACGGTGCTTAGTGTCGGCCGTGAATCACTTAATGTATCATTATgtgggaaaattttattttgtgtctcatacaactgacactagttgtataagacaacttttttgtctcacagttttgTGGACTCAGATTTCTGTGGAACCAGAAGTGtaagattggggtccacaaatttgtgagacaaaagtgagcctcatacaactagtgtaagCTGTATgaaacacaaaataaaacttctccaTTATGTGAGCTTGGCATCGAGATTCGTGTAAGCCTTATTCTGCTATGAGCTTTACATTGAGAGCTCATGTACTTCCTTTCTTGAGACAAGCTTTGTTCCAATATGGATGGTTTGAGCGTTGAACAAAAGGGGCAGCCGGATGAATTTTGTGGTCTAAAGTCAAATTTTACGTGGggccttaattttttttaaaattattattttttaatttaaagtcCATTTTCTAGATTAGTTTTTAGATgtaaagttattaataatttttttataatcaattttttttaataattcttactcaattgacaatatagctaatccatttGGCATCTCTTAAGACATTATTGAGCTTAGTTAAGATTATCTCAATTTTAATTTCGATAAATTTATTTCTGCTGAAGTAACGGTAGTATGAGTTTCGAAAACATTATGCTATACGCAGTATATACATTTGGGaaagaatcaaatctttttatttgattcaATATATCAAACTGTTATCGTCTAATTTTACTATTTTCCTTAACacttttaattcagaaaataaatgTAAACCATCAATATTGGTTTGAGATTATTATGCTTCCAGGAACACTCAAGATTAAGGAAgtatttttccaaatttccatcATCTAGTGATCTTAGTTTTTAACTCTAAAtagaaacaaaaaaatattttcatatgcttcgaatTGTTCATATCTAttttaaagtaattttttttgtcAACTTTGTATAAAAAGTAATTAACTCTAAAGGATTCTTCGAGAGATTTTGAGACTTCAATATCAATATTCTCAtcaaattatttttctatatatTACATGTTTCTTATGATGTTTGgtttaattttcattttagaTGCAATTTCCTTAGTAAAAATCATACCACTTGCAAATTcgtttaccccttaagcttttaagatcacaagctttaaaagtcttttttttaaactccgtgcaaagtcaaactacctcatctaaattgaactCTAaggaatatataatatattagaTGTAACAAAATATAGGGCCCCTACAAATGTGAGGCTTAAAATAGTTGCTTTACCTGCTTTAGGGTAAGGCCGCCCCTGCCGTTAACTATATAAATCCCACTACATGCCTTGGCTTATGGAGTTGTCCGGCTGGCATTACTCAGGCCTAGCTTGCTATCCAAACAATTTTTTGAATTACATAAATATGTTTGAATTCATTTGACATATAGACACTTCTAATGTAGCATTAAAAGTGGCATTAAGGTGGTAGGTTCAAATTCTAAGCGTAGCTATTGTTTTTTTCCCATCATTTCTTAAGCCGAGTGTCTATCGAAAACAACTTCTTTACCTTCACAATATAGGGGTAAGGTTTACGTATACACTATCCCCATACTTCACTTTCTGGGATTACAGTGAATGTTGTTCAAATTCTAAATGTGACATCCttactttcatttttttcttcatttttgaatcCCCTTGTTAAAGTTCCTACTCCGTTGTCACTAACAAGAGAGTCACGGCCGTGAAAATGAGAAAAGCGCATGTAAGAACAGAATCTTGCACCTTTATAAGGATGTAAGTTCATTGCAGTACGAGTAAGCTAACAGACAAGTTCTCATTTACAAATAGTTAAGGTACGCATAAAAAGATGAATTTTAAGAATAGCGAAAAAAATTTCCAAGAAAGAATGCATCTTCTTCTTTAGGTGAATGAAGCGATAGAGGGAACCAATGGATGATTTTGATGGAAACGCTCTAAAGCTTTCTTAAATAATTACATAATCTATCAATCACTTTTTACTgctaattatttgattttaacaaTAGAGTATGTTTTGTGACGAACAAACAAAGGGAACAGTATATATAGAAGTTAGAACTGCTGGTAATTTAGTTAGATAAATAATGATTATACAGTGATAAGAAGTTAGAACTACAAGTAATTTAGTTAGATAAATAATGATTATACAGTGATAATGACGTTAAAATCAGTCACTATGAAATCGCATTAAACTTGTGCTTGGTGGTGACAAGAGGAATTGAGGTCAAATTAAATAGGTTCACGTGcactgttttttttctttctttttccccatGTCTTGAGATGAATTATTTAAGAGAAAAAATGGTTtacccttttcttttccttttttttcttttctggatTTACCCTTTTGTAATATATCAGAAAACAATTAATCAGAATTTTTTTTATcactctctctatatatatacacacactatattaaaagcacgaaaacccttagcgaaatgtcattcGTCTTTTTTATCCTTATAAACATAGTTCATgttggacaaaatagtcatttaattatttttctaatatctaAAAATATTCATtaatttattttcctaatatataggaataatcatttaatttttttcctaatcataaattttttcctttttctgaaTTGTATAggcaaatatttccataaaagAACTATTATTCCACGTTTTCGTTTCCATGTCTCTTTCTTTGAATATAAgcaatttatttttattcatgCTCGGATTGACTTTTTAATCATGACATTAATTACTTTTGAGTTGAGTTTAATCTCTATTTAGATTTTACCGCCTCAATTGCATGCAATAAGACAATAAAGACATAAAATTGAATACTAACTTAAATAGTTGAACTTACGCAAGTTGCCTTACATATATAAAACCAATTGACATAATAAAATAACCATTAATTGATACTTAACACTCATATGATTAAATAAGGAGGCATATATATAAACGTTAGCTATGTATATAATAAAGGAGTTCTAAAATAAAAGCACACTTATATACACATTAAAAATAGGGAATATCGCATATGTATAGGAAAATACCGaacaataattattttaaaaacttgcttttttaacttttcttttatgATAACTCAAACAAAATTTTCAGTTTAaaattcatataatatttaaaaaaaaattatactcaTTAACATGagatacacgcgcaacgcgcgtgcCCTAAAGACTAATTACATAAATCAAGTAAAAGCCCTAACGGAAATAACCTTGTGGTACGATACAAAAGTAAAAACTTGATGTGAATTGTAAACTCATCTATTCTAATTTTAATGGACATGATTAATATCTGATCACCTTGTCAACCTATGCTTTTGAGCGGTATAGAATATTGGTAAATTAGTAAAAGTGCACTTAGTTAGTCAAAAATATCAATattaaaaccaaaaacaaatcgaAATTTCAAGTTCCCGTATATATAACAGACAATCAAACATGTTTTCTTGGCCAGATCTAAAAGGGAGGTTCAGAATTTCAAAAGTAGCATAACATGTAGAATCTATAAGGAAATTTTTTCATctggatttgaaaagagaaacaATTATATTCTTCATGTTTTAGTGGAAAAAAAAAGTTACTTAAATACAACTAAAAGTACGTAAGAAATAAccatctatctatatatatatatatattgattatacacaTTTAATACACAAATTATACGTATATTATATATTCAtcaattatttttagtttaaatgatTGGATGAacgactatttgggttaattcttctaaaTATAATATTAGCCCTTCGATCCACCAAATATTTGGTCGGTGACCTATGTAGAAACGAATCCAATTTTCTAGTAAGGGTGATCCGATTTAATATATTTGACTCAAAACATATTAATGtctgttataaaacaataaaagaagaagaagagtattgcaaaTAAAAGTAGGAGAGAGAAATTTTATTGATTTGGGCTGAtatacaatggaatagaacctcTCTATTTATAGAGAAAAATAACTTAGCCACCAAATGACAGAACcttaaaatctctctaaaatatagacattcaccttaaatacaattccatttataatactcccccttgaatgtctattcaacagataatgtgcctcgataaaaccttaactaaaataaaacccagtgaaaaatattaagtgaaggaaaaagagtacacatatctaacaatacgctttttggttgcctcgttaaaactcTTACAAGAAAAATCTAgtaggacaaaaccttgtaagaaaaaaagagtacaacgcatattaacttcccctgatgagagcattaattcacatccttgagccttcgcatttCAATtgtgtgcaccatcttcaaaagattgttcgtagagatttgataaacaaatcagccatattaacttgaatgaatatattgcaccttgaaatcatcattcttatAGATATGTAATGTCATATAATATCGTGGAATGaccttttcaatatctccatagacATTCTCattatcatattatcatgcttatagttatagcaagatacatatgtgcacaaattgcacttaggatgtagtacttcaggaccaagaattgtatatgcctTAAAAGATTTAAATCCTTCACACTTCAGGGATTGTCATAAGTTAAGTCAATAAGTATGTGATGACCaaataggtcatctagagttttaaaccctaattttGTATTTCAAAATCTCAAATACATCATTTTAGCctttttcgatttgcgtgcgcagtccgaccCTGAGGAGTTTGCAAGTTACAGAGCTTCTTAATACCGAATTTACCATTTGTGTTCTGTAAGGACTCCAGTCTTTCTTGCACATTGCCTTGTAAACTTAATAAATTCAGTATAAACTTCCTTTGTTCAATAATCTTCCTTATTACCCAAGCTGCACTCTTAGTTATATGCATGGTGTCAATGCTCCTGTTCTTTATGTAATAAGAATGGATCCATCTAATCCATAAGCAGTTTTTCTTCTTTGTGATTGCCTACATGTGCTTCACTATTACAACTTTGTTCCAGTTACAAAGGTTTATCACATTCAAACCTCCCATTATTTGTGGTAAACAAACTCTGTCCCATGCTACCAAAGCTCTTCTAGATATATCAGCCTGCCCTGTCCACATAAAAGTTCTACATATTGCCTCTATCATCTTGCTAATCTTCTTTGGTAATAAAAATACCTGAGACCAATAAGACTGCATCCCAAAATCACTAACTTAATGAGTTGCAATCTTCCAGAATATGACAACAATTTTGAGGTCCAGCAACTTATCATTACAGTGATCTTTTCAACCAATGGCCAGCACTGTTGGTTAGATAGCTTTTTAGGAGCTAATGATACCCCTAAGTATTTAAATGGTAGGATTCCTTCATTATATCCCAACTCCTCCAAGATAAGTTCTTTCATCCTCTCATTTATGCCTGCAATGTAAACTGAGCTTTTATCTGGATTTGCCTGAAGGCCTGAAGCTCTTGAAAATTTCAGAAAAGCATTCTGGAGTAACTTAATTGACTTCAAATCAGCTCTGCAGAACATGAATAAATCATCAGCAAAACACACATGCATCACTCCTAGTCTTTTACACCTTGGATGAAAATGAAAATCCTTATTTAAAGCCAATTGACTAAATTCCCTTTGCAAGTACtccatagctatcacaaataagtAGGGTGACATAGGGTCTCTCTGTCTTATCCCTCTTTTACCTTCAAATAACTTTGTGAGTCCTCCATTTAAGGTCAAAGAGTAGGATACAATTGTTAGGCACTCCATTATCCAACAAACAAATTCGTGTGGAAACCCCAATCTTATCAGCATCCTCTTCAAATAGAATCAATCCAATGTATCATAGGCTTTTCTAAGATCAACCTTGAGAATACATCTTGCAGATATTCC of the Nicotiana tabacum cultivar K326 chromosome 7, ASM71507v2, whole genome shotgun sequence genome contains:
- the LOC142162167 gene encoding uncharacterized protein LOC142162167; amino-acid sequence: MEYLQREFSQLALNKDFHFHPRCKRLGVMHVCFADDLFMFCRADLKSIKLLQNAFLKFSRASGLQANPDKSSVYIAGINERMKELILEELGYNEGILPFKYLGVSLAPKKLSNQQCWPLVEKITVFLLPKKISKMIEAICRTFMWTGQADISRRALVAWDRVCLPQIMGGLNVINLCNWNKVVIVKHM